The Ursus arctos isolate Adak ecotype North America chromosome X, UrsArc2.0, whole genome shotgun sequence genome includes the window GACCAATGCCCAGGGTGAAGCCTCATCTGGTACTAAGAATAAGGTCAAGGGCAATCCCAGTGCTGTGTGTAAGGTAGAGGCCAAGGCAGATGCAATGGGCTCTGCCCAGCCTCGAACAGATACAACAGGCTCTATTCAGCCCCTGGCTGTGGCCACTTCCCAGGATGAAGTTTTGCTTGGTACTAAGAATGTCAGGGGCAATCCCAGTGCTGTGTCAaaggcagaggccagggcagaTACAATGGGCTGTGCCCAGCCTCAAACAGATACAACAGGCTCTATTCAGCCCCTGGCTGTGGCCAATTCCCAGGATGAAGCCTTGCCTAGTGTCAAGAAAAAGGTCAGAGGCAATCCCAATGCTGTGTATAAGGTAGAGGCCAGAGCAGATACAACAAGCTTTGCCCAGCCTCAGGCTGTGTCTAATTCCCAAGGGGAAACCTTGTCTGGTGCCAGGAGTAAGGTCCGGGGCAATCCTAATGCGATGTCTAAGGTAGGCACTAGGCCAGATATAATGTGTTCAGCTCTGCCTCAAACAGTTATAACAGGCACTGCCCAACCCCAAGCCATGTCTAATTCCCAAGGTGAAACCTTGCTTGGTGCCAGAAATAAGGTCAGGGACAATCTCAATGTGGTATTTAAGGCAGGGGCTGGGCAAAATACAATAGGCTGTCTTTCACCCCAGGCTGTGGCCATTTCTCAGGATGAGGCCCTCCTTGGTGCCAGAAGTAAGGTCAGGGCAAATACCAACGCTGAGTCTAAGGTAGAGGCTGGGGCACATATGATGGGCTCTGGCCAGCCTCAGTCTGTGGCCCATTCCCAGAGTAAGATCTTACCTGGGACAAAGGACAAGGCTGTACCCAAGTctgaggctgaggcagaagccaCAGGAGATGAGGGCTCTGCAAAGCCCAAGGCTGAGGCCATGCCCACTTCTGAGAGTGGGGGTGGGATAGGCACTCAGGCCTGTAGAAAGACTCGGCCTAGGGTCCATGACTATTACTGGAATGGGATTGGTATTGAGGATTGGATTGCTTCTGAGCGATGGATCAAATTTAGGTTTCAGGCCAGGGATGGATACTGGGAGAATAGCATGTCCTGGGCTGATGATGAGAATGAAGCCAGTATTGAGTCCTGGAGTGGGGCTAGTGATAAGTCAGTTAGGTCCTGGGCTGGGGTTAAGGCTGAAAATGAAGTTGGTTTTCCATCCTGGGCTGCAGCTGGGGACCAGGCCTGTGGGGGGCTCTGGGTTGGGAGCAAGGCCAGTGGGAGTTCTTTGTCAGAGGCTGGGGATGTGGCCATTGGAGCATCCTGGATTGGGGCTGAGAACCAGGCCAGTGGGGGGTCTTGGGCTAGCCCTGGGAACCAGGCTGttggggagccctgggctggaggtCAGGCCAGTGGGGTGTCCTGGGCTGGGGAAGATGCCATTGGAGGGTCTTGGACTGGAGCTGAGGAACAGGCCAGTGGAATGTCCCAGGATGGGGCTGGGATTCAGGCTAATGGAGGGTCCTGGGCTGAAGCTAGAGCTGGGAATGTGGCTAGTATTGGGTACTGGCCTGGGGATATGGAGCAGACTAGTGGAGGGTACTGGGTTGGGACTGGTGATCTGTCTGGTGGATCCAAGCCTAGATTTGAGGATCAGGCCAGTGAAAATGTATCCTGGGCTGACACTGCAGACCAAGCCAGTGGAGCGTCCAGGCTGAGGCCTGTGGACCAGTCTGGTGAGTCCTGGGCTAGGGCTAGGGAGCAGGCCAACAAAGGTTCTAGGCCAGGGTTTGTGAACCAGTCCAGTGTTGGGTCCTGGGCTAGCACTGGGAATCAGGCCAGTGGAGGATTCTTGGTTGGGACTGTGGACCAGGCCAGTGGGGGGTCCTGGGCTGGGACTAGTGATCAGTCTGGTGGTGAGTCCAAGCCTAGGTTTGAGGATCTGGCAAATGCAGAAGCGTCTTTGGCTAGGGTTGGTGGCCAGGCTGGTGGAGGGCCTAGGTTGGGACCTGAGGACCAGTCCAGTGGAAGGTCCTGGGCTGACTCTGGGCACCAAGCCAGTGGAGGGTTCTTGGTTGGGGCTGTGGACAAGGCCAGTGGAGGGACCTGGGCTGTACCTAGGGATCAGGCTGGTGGTGGGACTAAGCCTAGATTTGAAGAGCAGGCAAGTGGAAGAGCGTCTTGGGCTGACAATGGGGGCCAGGCTGGTGGAGGGTCTAGGCTGGGTCCCAGAGACCAGTCCGTTGGAGATTCCTGGGTTGGCACTGGGGACCAGGCCAGTGAAGAATGTAGGCTGGGGCCCGAGGATCAGTCCAAGGGATGGTTCTGTGCTTGCAGTGGGAGTCAGGCTAATGCAAGTgggtcctggggtggggctggtggcCAGGCTATTGGCGGGTCTAGACTagggcccacgaccccacccagtGGTGGGTCCTGGGCTGATACTGGAAGTCGGGTCAGTGGAAGGTCTTGGGCTGGGACTGGAGATGAGGCTAGTAGCTGTCCCAAACCTGGATTTGAGGATCAAGCCAGTGGAGGGGGGTTCTGGTCTGGTGCTGAAGACCAGTCTGTTGGAGGATCTAATCCAGGGCCTGCAAACCAGTCTAGTGGTGGGTCCTGGACTGGCACTGGGAGTCAGGCCAGTGGAAGGTCCTGGGCTGGGGCTAGGGATGAGGTTGATAGCTGTTCCAAACCTGGATTTGAGGACCCAGCAGGTAGAGAAGGCTCCCAGGCTGGCATTGGGGATCAGGCTAGTGGAAAATCTTGGGCTGCGTCTAGGCCTGGTAATGAAGCCAGCAGAGGGTCTAGGCTGGAGCCTGAGGACCAGGCAAGTGGAGGGCCCTGGGCTAGGGCTGGTGACCAGGCCAGTGGAAGACCCCAAATCAGTGCTGAGATGGAGGCCAATGAAAGATCCTGGTTTGGAACTGGGGCTGAGACTAGTCCAGGGTCCTGCttcaggagaggggaagaggctgGTATTATATCCAAACCTGGAGGTAAAAACGAGGCCAGTACTGAATTCAGATCAGGGGCTAAAGAAGAGGCTAAAATTAGTTCCAGGTTTGGGGCTGAGGATAAGGCCAGTATTGGGTCCTGGATCAGCTCTGAAGAGGCAGCCTGTATGGATTCCTGtttgggggctggggctgaggctggcGCTGGGACAGAGGTCGGGAAGGAGTCTTGGCTCTGGGACGGAGATGCGGCCACTACAGGGTCTAGGCTTGGGGCTGAAGAAGAGGCTTGCATGGGGCCGTGGACTTTGGCTGAGGATGTAGAGGAGGATGAGCTAAGTAGAGCATCCAGCCCTGATATTGAGGAGATCAGTTTAAGGTCCTTGTTTTGGGCCGACAGTGAGAAGAGTAATGAGTTCAGATCCAAGAGGGAGAGAAGTGTCAATTTTGAGCACGGAGCTGGAGATAATGCCAGCACCAAGGATAAGCTCGAGGCACCAACTGGCGGGGGAGCTGATGAGAGGCCTTGGTTCTGGGATGGTAATGAAAACAGAAGTGAGGACAAACCTGCACttaagactaaaggcaaaaagTCAGCTGAGTCAAGAGGCACATATCCATCCATGGTCCCTGGGGCAGGAATGGGGTCCTGGGCAGGAGCCATGATCTGGACTGAAATGAAACTTCCATACCAAAATGAGTCCTGCTTCCCACCTGAAGATGAGCTCAGAAAGCAGATCAGGTATGAGGAGAAAACTCAGCCCTGGACCTGTCGCTGTAAACGCGAAGCTAATATGGATCCACGAGAGCTTGAAAAACTCATTTGCATGATTGAGATGACTGAAGATCCTTCTATTCATGAAATAGCCAACAATGCTCTTTATAACAGTCCCGAATATCCGTTTTCCCATGAAGTCATTCGTAATGCAGGTAGAATCTCAATTATTGAAAGTTTGCTCAATAATCCCTATCCCAGTGTTAGGCAGAAGGCTTTAAATGCACTGAATAACATCTCAGTGGCTGCTGAAAATCATAGGAAGGTGAAAACATACTTAAACCAAGTATGTGAAGACACGGTCACCTATCCCTTGAATTCAAACGTACAGCTGGCTGGACTAAGATTGATAAAGCATTTGACTATTATTAGTGAATATCAGCATATGGTTACAAATtacatttcagaatttcttcGTTTGTTAACTGTGGGAAGTGGAGAAACGAAAGACCATATTTTGGGAATGCTTTTGAATTTCTCTAAAAATCCATCTATGACAAAAGACTTACTCATCGCCAATGCACCAACATCACTGATTAATATCTTTAgcaagaaagagacaaaagagaatATTCTTAATGCTCTTTcactatttgaaaatataaattatcattttaaaagaagggCAAAAGTATTTACCCAGGACAAGTTCAGTAAAAATTCCCTTTATTTCATATTCCACCGACCTAAAGCATGTGCCAAGAAACTCCGAGTCTTGGCAGCGGAGTACAGTGACCCTGAGGTGAAAGAAAGAGTTGAGCTATTATTAAGTAAACTCTGATTAGTTGTATGTTCCCAAACAAATTTGAGTAATATTTTGGGTTTGCAGTCTTGGTGTAATGCACGCTGTAAATTGCATTACAACTTTGAAACTGATGTTACTTGTGATGGTCTGTAGCTGGATCACTTTATGAACACCAAATGAATTCAAACTTGTACTGAAAATACGTGTGTTGATTATTACCTTGTCTGGATTGAGATATTTTTAGTATGCTTCATGAGCAGAAACTGACCTGATTCTTCGTAAGTAAGGTAATTTTTGGTCCTTTGTGTGGACTTATGTTTATACAtttgagactttatttttatgttatcaaTAAAGTTGTGtgttttaagcagaaaaaagagACACATCTTTGTCCTTGAGTTTATGATCTATTTGGAAAGGCAAGATgtatggaaacaaaaatatactAATAAAACCACAAGCCTCTGATCGTGGCCAAACCCTTCCCATCTGTGCAGAAACTTCTGCAGGCAGCCGTGCTGAGGCAAAGTTGTAGAGAGGAGGGGGACATTTAGGTAAACTGGGCTTGAAGGATAGGATAAAAAGGGCAGGAGAGCATTGGAGGAGGGAGTAGTGGTGGGAAGAAAGGCGTGGAGGTGGTAATTCCGCTCCAGAGAGGAGGCTGGCCTGCCTGGAGTTTcaagtgtggggagggaggggaatgaTGGGAAATGGAATCCATCAGTCTGGGAGCCCCTTCATGCAGGATCCCTGATTGCTAAACTGAGGTGTCTGAATGTTACTCCATCCACCCCTGTTAGACCCCAAAGCCTTCTGTGaccagaagaatgaaaatgaaaggaaaaggatGTAGCTGATTTGTGTGCAGGATGGGTCAGAGTTAGGGTGGCCACTGGCGTGGCCATTGGAGATTGGAACACCAGTTAGGAAGTCACTGCTGTGGTCCAGGCACAAGATGATAAAAGTGTGAGACTTCACTACTGGCCATGGGAATGgcaaaaggaaggaagtgagAGACTTTAAACAAAGAAGTGATGGAACATATCTTGAGGGCATACAGAGAGgtacaattttattttagggTCCCGGTGGCATTGAATTGGAAAGCATTCTCTTTCTTGGCCAACTCTGGTGTCTATGTAAGTAAATACATtagttattattttgaaatactaaGAAAGAATAATAGAAGAAAGAACAACGTTTAGTGCTTCTATCAGATTTCTTTTAGAAGGCTGATTGAGGCAGAGCCTTTATGGAACCATTGAGAGTGGTGTTGGCATCAATACTGTAGAAGACCCACCTCTCTCCCACGCTAGAGTGTGGTGAGGGTGTGGTGGGAGGGGCGCTTTCAAAGTGGGCTGGTGGGAGCATACATTGGTACAAGGTCCCTTTGGATCCATGCTTCAGAAGCCTTTAAGATGTGCATGCTCTTTGAGCCAGTAATCCTACTTGTAGAAATTTATCTATagaaaattatcaaataattGGCTTGTACAAAGCTGTGCATCTTCATACTGTTTCGAAGAGTGAAAACGTGCATGACCCAAGTGTCTCAAAATAGGCACTTGGCTGAACAAATTAGGGTGTGTCTGCACATTGAAACATTTTGCGGCAATTGAAAATGGTGATGGGCATCTACGCTTATTTACTTGGGAAAAGTTCAGCATATAATCTTAAATAGGGAAAATAGGCTGCAAGAGCACATGCTAtactttttataaagaaaaaatatatatttaaatcatctCATATATGAGCTTTGGTGTATACTCTGAGAACGTTAATAGTGTCCTATGGGTGTTAGGTTAATGagtaattttacctgttttttactcatttgtattttctgatttttaaaagattttatttattcatttgagagagagagagagagagaggcagagagagcacaagcagggggagaggctgagggggagggagaagcagaatccctgctgagctgggagcccgacgtggggcttgatcccaggacctggagatcatgacctgagccaaaggcagacgcttaaccatctgagccacccaggcgcccccatattttctgatttttatataatACACAATAGGAGCTTTTGCATAATTTACCAAGAGGAAATGGATGGATTTGGGCTAAGCAGACCTGTCAGTAGTATTTCAGGGAACTAGAGTAAAAGTGTAAATAGAGGCTCACATATTGATGTCTAGATATTTGGAaggtataaattaaaattttaataaatattttaataaagctgtAAATGTCCAtgtaaatgtttgaaaatttaaatctttttcaccattttaaaagtaaaactgttGTCAATTCTATTATTCAATAGCCACTAAATTTCTGGTGGAAAAAATGATGTCACGCTTGTGGTAGATTCTGCAATCTGCTGCCCTAATCCTCCTTCAGGAATAAAGAGGTTATTATTTAGTTGCTAGGAGTGCTGCCAACAGACTGCCCTCAGCTGTCATCCCTTTTCAGGAATTGCCTCAACTGGAAAGTCACCTCCCCCAAGGTCATACCCTCTTCCTGGGGTACTTCCACCCAATGACTGATTGACATGTCCTTCTTGCCCCAAAAGGGACAGCTtaacttctccctctgtccaatcctgcttccttctcttcccttccacagATTTTGATCTCAAGAGCATTCCCTAATAAAAGCCCTTCATGCTGAACTCTGAGTCTGCTCTCCAGGAAGCCAATCTACAACAGTTGGTATGAGGAATAGTTCAGGAAAGCATACACTGTGATGAAATTTTGGAGATGACTCACCTGCTGGCCAGCTGGCAATGAGGACCCCATCACTGATGGTAGGTGGAGTAGATAAGAACCTGGAACAGGTGACAAGGAATTGTTAGAGCTTTCGCTGATGGCGAACTGGGATGGCAGTGGTGGAAGGGAATGCATTAGCTGGTTCTATGTAGCAGAATTTCAAGAACTATGtgggaaatattaaatataaggaAGGCCAGAAAATTGGGTAGCTATTTCTATGCTCGATtgacttctagaaaaaaaaaataatgaaaagccaAATTAAATTAGTCCACAATTAAGTGCTATATGTGCTATATTAAGTGCTATATGTGAAAGCCAGAGGGTTTCATTCATAGCGTATAAAGAGGCCCTCGTCTTTTCCAGGTAGACGGTAGAGAAATCTGAGGACCAGGCCTAGGACTTACGGAAAGCAAGCTTCAAAGAAAGTTAAAATCCCAACTGAGACAAGTCTGCTATGCCAAGATCAGGACCCTGGTTAGGAAGGAATGGGACCCTGGCACATGGGATGGGGACTTCTGGATTGACATCCCTAAAAATCTGTATCCTTAGATTTTCCTGGACACCTTGAGCATTCAGAAGTGTCCCACTCCTTCCTGTTAAGGGCTAGTGCTTCACCTTGCTCGATCCTGCAGAGCCCTTTCTCCTGTAATATAGTATGTGTTTCCCTCAGAATCTGCCCCACTTCCCATCTTGGCCACTGGGCCTATATATAAAGTTAAGTCACAGCATACCTTCATTGGGGATGTGATGGgcctaagaaggaaggaaagggactaCCCCAAGAAGAAGCTACAGGACCTAGCCAGCATGTACTAACAGGTGCTGAGGGGGAAGCACAGGACTGAATTCTGAGGGCCTTGATCAGGGAAGCTGGAATATAAAATTGAATAAGGGAAAATTGTTTTGAGAGTTCTCTCCCAAAATACAGTATTTAACATCCTGGGAAAGACCCCAGGAGATCATGTAAACTCAATACTAGAATGGCTTCTCAgagtgcgggggcggggggggggagaattAAGTGAAGTATAAATGCCAAAGTTGTTATAGCAGATGGGGGAGAAAGGATTAAAGGCTCAGGGAAGTgggaatgataaaataaatatattatgtgtgtCCAGAAAACCCTCTGGAGGACTTTGTTCTGCAGGAGGACCCAAAAGGCACACTATTTGCTAAAGCTATGAGGAACGCACTGGTGAGAGCAATGGCAGCTTTGCTAAGAAGTTCAGTGCTGGCTCGGCTCTGCAGGCCAGGGCTCAGAGTAGGAGAGGGTGTTACAGGATGAGGATCACTGATAGAAACAGTGATGGCCTGACCATCAGAAGTCAGGTGGACGCAAATACCATACTGCACTGCCGGGTCAGAGTGATGGGGGGGATGCTGATCTGCAGAGAGCTGTGGGGATGGTTAATAGAACACAATGCTCCTGGTGAATGGATGGTTAAGAGGTAGTTAGTAGATTATGTGGTCAATGTAACATAGTGCCCTGGGGAAAATAAGCAGCCAACAATCTGTGCTTAACATGAACaaccaaaagaaatcaaagatggtCAAGAGTCTGAAGGACAGTAAAAAGTCACAATTCCTTGCTCAGCTTCTGATCCTAAGTCAGTGTTTGAACCAGGGTGCGCTGTTTGAAGGGGAGGCTGAAGGAGAGGCTGGGGTGCCCAGGAAGAAGAACCCTATAACATATGTGTAGTAATGATTTCTCTAGTCCTTCTATTTATGTGTGTAGTTGTATGCAGGGAAAAGAGGAATACCCAAACATTTTGAGGACCAATGGACACTGGTTATGAGTTGATACACCCAGAGACCTAAAATGTCATCGTGTCCCCCTTCTTAGAATAAGGGCGGATGGGAGCCTGGTATGAAGTGGACTCCTGGCCTGTGTTGGGTTCACAGTGGCTCCAGTGGGTCCACAAACCTACCTGATGGCTATATTCCTGTTCTCTGAATGTATAATTGGAATAGACGTTTTGGTAGTTGGTACAAACCTTACATTGGTTTCTTGACCTGTGGAGTCAGagctatttgcagatgaaaagTGGAAGTTTCTGAAACTGCCCTCACCTTCCTCGGCCaagataataaatgaaaacatatagcATCTTGGGGAGGATGGCAGAAGTTAGTGCTGCCTTTGAAGACCTAAAGAATGCTGGGATGTGGTCCCCATCATTTCTACATTTAATGCACCAGTTTGGGCCCCTGCGAAATGTGGGCAGAGCCTGGTAGATGACAGACCATTGCAAACTCAACCCAGTAGTGATACAAGTGCGGCCACCGTGTCAGATATAATATCTTTGCTAAAGCAGAATAACATGACCTTAGATATCTAGTAATTAGCTATTGATTTGGAAAATGTAGTTTTCCATCCCAACAGaataaaacatcagaaaaagTTCATATTCATATAGGACAGACAACAGGATACATTTATAGTTTTTCCTCAAGGGTCTACTAACTCTCCTGTCCTCTGTCATATTACACTCTGGAGATATCTGGACCATCTGAATATAATACTAGTCCACTCTGTTAACAACATCATGCTAATTAGACCAAAATGAGTAAGAAGTGGTTAGTACATTGGAGGCCTTGGTGAGACACATGTACTCTCCATGGTGGGAGATAAACCCTCCAAAGATCCATGGGCTGGCTACATTAAGTGCAGGTTTTCGAGGTTGAATGATCTGGGGGGCACGCCAGGAGATCCCCTCCTAAATTAAAGGACAAATTATTGCATTTTTCGCCTTCCCAACAAAGTAGGAAACTCAACGCCTGGTAGGCTTCTTTGGGTTCTGGAAACAGCACATTTCACACCTGGGATTACTTTTTCTACCCATATACTGGATGACACAAAAAGCTGACAGCTCTGAGTGGAGCCTAGAGCAAGAGAAGGTCCCATAGCAGGTCCAGGCTGTGGTTT containing:
- the LOC113244307 gene encoding armadillo repeat-containing X-linked protein 4 isoform X1; translation: MGRVQEVGWVTAGLVVWAGTCYYLYKLTKGRARSVRTLAKNGSRVKMETVVGVQNQTLAMGEAMAGTETETRPKATTGAETEAGGRAGAEVVITTPAKARPKANSQAMTMAEAEAEIQSEAKTVARTVGMTEAVTLTEAQVKAGEVAMKEAVTQTDSEAGRVVKKEAVTQTKAKAWVLAARAETKKEVMTQTKVEARILAEKGMNRVMVTRSEVLGVIREVSKMGAINKTGIVAETKAGALEETVSVAETQSEARPANTVDAKGNPNTVSRAEVGVDMRSCAPSQAVTKIQVDNMPGAGVEVKGNHKTRFQAESRADMRASAQPQIIAKTQAEAMLGAKVDAGVNTNAMCKAGAGADLRVSTQPQTAAKKQGETMFGARADDRGSTDVTSKAMAGADTWAATQPQAVVSAQAEAIPDARVKGRGNSNATSKTGARANLRANSQSETLPDARVKTRDNPNAMSKMGAGTDMELYAQPQPVANVQVDAFPDGRIKSKGNANTMSKEGAGTDTKAQSQASTKSQVETLPGTRPKTKGKGKSKCKAGVGIEMKTCVQPQVGAKTQADALPDSRADGGGDPNAVSRSGAKAELRACGQPQTMVSSQGEALPGAKNKVRGNSNAMSKSGAGPDTMGSAQLHAVATFQDEASPNTKNKVRGNPSAMSKVGTGPDSMCSVQPETDTTSSAQPQTEASSQGEALPGTKNKVKGNPSGVSKAGTGPDTLGSAQLQAVASSQGEALSGNKSKVRGKPSVVSKAGTGPDTVCSAQGETDTTGSAQPLAVACSQGEALPGTKNKVRGNSNAVSKTGAGPDTIGSGQPEAVSNSQGEALPGTKNKVRGKSNAMSKTGAGPDTLGSAQLQAVASAQGEASSGTKNKIRGNPSVVSKAEARADAMGCAQPQTDTTGCAQPLAVASSQGEALPSIKNKVRGKSNPVSKTGAGLDTVNAAQPQAVASFQGEVLPGTKNKVRGNSNALSKTGNGPDTVGSAQHQAVANSQGKALPGVKNKVKGNPSALSKAGTGPDTVGSAQPQAVASAQGEVLSGTKNKIRGNPSVVSKAEARADKMGSAQPQTDTTGSAQPLAVANSQGEALPRVKNKVKGNPNAVSKAGTGPDTAGSAQPQVVPNSQGEVLPGTKNKVRGNSNAVSKTGVGPDTVGSAQPQAVANSQCEALPGVKNKVSSNPNAMSKVEARADTTSFAQLQAVSNSQGEALPGARSKVRCNLSAVSKADTGPETVGSVQPQAMTNAQGEASSGTKNKVKGNPSAVCKVEAKADAMGSAQPRTDTTGSIQPLAVATSQDEVLLGTKNVRGNPSAVSKAEARADTMGCAQPQTDTTGSIQPLAVANSQDEALPSVKKKVRGNPNAVYKVEARADTTSFAQPQAVSNSQGETLSGARSKVRGNPNAMSKVGTRPDIMCSALPQTVITGTAQPQAMSNSQGETLLGARNKVRDNLNVVFKAGAGQNTIGCLSPQAVAISQDEALLGARSKVRANTNAESKVEAGAHMMGSGQPQSVAHSQSKILPGTKDKAVPKSEAEAEATGDEGSAKPKAEAMPTSESGGGIGTQACRKTRPRVHDYYWNGIGIEDWIASERWIKFRFQARDGYWENSMSWADDENEASIESWSGASDKSVRSWAGVKAENEVGFPSWAAAGDQACGGLWVGSKASGSSLSEAGDVAIGASWIGAENQASGGSWASPGNQAVGEPWAGGQASGVSWAGEDAIGGSWTGAEEQASGMSQDGAGIQANGGSWAEARAGNVASIGYWPGDMEQTSGGYWVGTGDLSGGSKPRFEDQASENVSWADTADQASGASRLRPVDQSGESWARAREQANKGSRPGFVNQSSVGSWASTGNQASGGFLVGTVDQASGGSWAGTSDQSGGESKPRFEDLANAEASLARVGGQAGGGPRLGPEDQSSGRSWADSGHQASGGFLVGAVDKASGGTWAVPRDQAGGGTKPRFEEQASGRASWADNGGQAGGGSRLGPRDQSVGDSWVGTGDQASEECRLGPEDQSKGWFCACSGSQANASGSWGGAGGQAIGGSRLGPTTPPSGGSWADTGSRVSGRSWAGTGDEASSCPKPGFEDQASGGGFWSGAEDQSVGGSNPGPANQSSGGSWTGTGSQASGRSWAGARDEVDSCSKPGFEDPAGREGSQAGIGDQASGKSWAASRPGNEASRGSRLEPEDQASGGPWARAGDQASGRPQISAEMEANERSWFGTGAETSPGSCFRRGEEAGIISKPGGKNEASTEFRSGAKEEAKISSRFGAEDKASIGSWISSEEAACMDSCLGAGAEAGAGTEVGKESWLWDGDAATTGSRLGAEEEACMGPWTLAEDVEEDELSRASSPDIEEISLRSLFWADSEKSNEFRSKRERSVNFEHGAGDNASTKDKLEAPTGGGADERPWFWDGNENRSEDKPALKTKGKKSAESRGTYPSMVPGAGMGSWAGAMIWTEMKLPYQNESCFPPEDELRKQIRYEEKTQPWTCRCKREANMDPRELEKLICMIEMTEDPSIHEIANNALYNSPEYPFSHEVIRNAGRISIIESLLNNPYPSVRQKALNALNNISVAAENHRKVKTYLNQVCEDTVTYPLNSNVQLAGLRLIKHLTIISEYQHMVTNYISEFLRLLTVGSGETKDHILGMLLNFSKNPSMTKDLLIANAPTSLINIFSKKETKENILNALSLFENINYHFKRRAKVFTQDKFSKNSLYFIFHRPKACAKKLRVLAAEYSDPEVKERVELLLSKL